The DNA sequence TTGTCGTTGCACGAACCAAGGTGCGCCGAGGAGGCTTACGTAAGATTCGCCCCAGATCTGGACGACGCCCCAAACGTATGGGTGTGGCTAAATTTAAACCGGCGAAAAGCCTCCGTTTAATCGCGGAAGAACGCACCGCTAAGAAATTCCCTAACCTAGAAGTGCTCAACAGCTACTGGGTAGGCGAAGATGGACGTCACAAGTGGTTTGAAGTTATCCTTGTTGACCCTAACGCGCCCACCATCAAGACTGACAAGGACATCAGTTGGATAACCCAGAAGCAGCATACAAGCCGCGTGTTCCGCAGCTTAACCAGTGCGGGCAAGAACATCCGTGGCTTACACCATAAAGGTGCAGGCGCCGAGAAGATGCGACCCAGCCACCGCAGAGGTGCAAGGAAGCATGGCGGCGTAAAGTTACAGCGCAAGGGAGACGGACCGTATTAATGCACCACATAAAAGCATCTATACAAAAGCCTAATGGCAAACAGAAACCCGGCAAGGGCTTCAGCGTAAATGAGCTCAAAGCAGCGGGCGTAAGCAGGCAGCAGGCAAAACAGGCCAAGCTACCTGTTGACTTGCGCCGCAAGAGCCAGCATGACGTAAACGTGGAAGCCATCAAAGCCCACGCCAAAAAGGCATAGTGAAGCCTCCTCTTCCCCAATTATTTTCTTTTGTTTATTTGTTTTCGCTGTTTTCCATGGATGATTTCTCAAGGCGCAGCTGTTTTTTCCTAAAACCCCATTCAATTAGGCAGCGGATACTTCTCAGTCAGCTAAGGGAAAAACCGTTTTTGAAACTTATCTTTTTATAGCCGATACGTGGCTATTGCCGCGATAACCTTGACTTACCGCTCCAAAGACAACTGCGGCGCAAGCCCCCAATATAACTCAAGTGGCAGCGTGGATGCTGCGCCCCAAATTACAGTCTCATCTTTGGATGCGCCTAAACCTAAGGGCTCCCGCAAAAAAGCCGCTGCTGCAAAAACCGCTGAGAAACCGGTGCTGTGCGAGTTTGATTCTGGCGCTATAAATAGAGGGGGGGTAGAGAGCCGGCAAGCAACAGAGCAGTCAAACAGTAAGCACAAGTATTTTCTATCCCAAACTGACCCCTTCAACATAAAAGGGCAGGTGCAAACAAGCAACTACGCGTCTTACCAGCGATTTAGGCTTAACCTTGAGGCGCTGCAAATAAAGCAAACCCGCAAAATCGACCGCCTAATCGCGTTAGATGCTATCCGAACAAAACTAACCCCCTACAATTTCCAGATGAAAACTGCCCTGCAGGTAAGTAGCGAAATGAACGCCAACGCCATACTCGCCGACGAAGTGGGGCTTGGCAAAACCATCGAGGCAGGACTCATCATCAAAGAGCTGCTGCTGCGCGAAGAAATCAACTCCATACTGATTGTGTCACCTAAAAGCCTGCTTTACCAGTGGAAATCGGAGATGGCAGAAAAATTCGGCGAAGCCTTCGCCATAGCCAACAACCCCCAAGAACGCGTGGATTTCGAGTGCGACGACAGAATTATCTGTTCGCATAATCTTTTGGCAAGAAAATTCGAAAAGATCGCGGGTCGAACCTGGGATTTGGTGGTGGTGGATGAGGCGCATGCGTTTAGGAACACGCATAGCAAGGGCAGGGCTTGCCTGGGTAATTTGCGGAAAAATCATCTGTTGCTGCTCACCGCCACGCCGCTGTGTAACCGCCTCAGTGACCTCTACAGCATCGTGGATTTGATTCAACCGGGCATCTTGGGCAGTGAACGCGCCTTTATCTCACGCTTTGCTGAGGATTCCAGGTGCCGTGTTGTGCGGCAAGATGAAGCAGCTTATCTGCGTCAGATTCTGCGGGATGTAATGTGCCGTACACGCCGGGAACAAACAGGTATCCCCTTCACCAAACGCATCGTAGAATCCCGAACGCTTGAAGCGAACCTGGAAGAGCGAGAATTCATCGATGAAGCCACCCAGTACCTGCGTGACGTAAGCCAAAACCGCTTCAAAACCATCGAGGCCTTAATCGCCGAAAATCCCTCCCGCAAATTCACCGCCTCGCAGAGCAACGCAATCCTTGTTTTCCAGGCAATAACCCTCCAGCAGTCCTTCTCCAGCTCACCGGATGCCTCTATAGAATCGCTGACTCGCCGACAGCAACGTTTTCCAATGGAGAAAGACGCCACAGACAAACTCCTTGAGATGGCAAAAAAAGTGCGCAGCGCAAAAATGGAACTGCTGAGAAGCGTTCTTCGGGACGCCCCAAAGGAGCAGGCGCTGATTTTCTGCCTCCGCAAAGTCACTGCCCGCAAAATAAAGGAGCTACTCGACGCCGAGTTTGGGCGCGCGGCGGTTTATTTAGGCGACATGAATCAGGCCGAGAGGGAAACGGTGATTGAGCAGTTTAAAAGCGGCGAGGTCCGCTATCTTGTCGCCACCGACGCAGCCGCGGAGGGCTTGAACTTGCAGAATTGCGCTGTCATGTTCAATTACGATTTGCATTGGAACCCCATGAAAATCGAGCAGCGCATCGGCCGCATCCACCGCTTCAAGCAGGACCGCGACGTCACCGTCTTTAACCTCTGCGTCAAAGACACCATCGACGACTATGTCCTGCATATCCTCTACCAGAAAATCGATTTGTTCACCATGACTGTGGGCAAAATGGAAACGGTGCTGGCGGAGCTCAAGGAAGGTTCACAGGACATCCAGAAAACCATCGGGGAAATTCTGCTGCGAAGCAGCAGCCGCTTAGATATCAAAAAGGAACTTGAGAAACTTGCCGCTGACCTGAATGTGTCGCGGGAAACTGAGGAGTTAGCTGAGAAATTCACAGAGGGGGTTATTGATTGAGCGCGAAGGCCGCTGACCCGCAGATACGTCGCCTCATCGGAGCCTACGTGGAAGCTAAAAAAGGTACAGTAACCGAGCAGTCAAACCAGACCCTTAAAGCATATTACCCCAACAGCGACACCTCCGAAGAATACACCTACAACCCCGCCCTAGCAAAAGAGAAAAAAATCCCCCTAATCGCACCCGGCAGCCCAACTTTTCAGCGGATAATGCATGAGTGCCTCACCCAAGGCATACTCTGCCAGGTCGCGGTTAAGCCTAAGCCTGATTTTGAGGCGTTTCTTAGGCGACGCTTCAGAGAGGGCGCTTTTGCCTGCGTTGACTGCGAAAAGGTGCATGTCGGCGGCGGAGTGGTGAACGTCTGCGTTAAGCCTTCACCCTGTTATCACCGAGTAAACAACGCTAAAATCGCCTCTATAGATGCGGTTAAAAAGGAACCTGCACGGTACTACCAGTTCTATTTCTCAATTATCCTCCAAAACAAGCTGCGACCAAAAAGCGAAGAAATCCTGACTTTGCTGCTTGACGAAAAATACAACGTTATAGCAGTCGGGGATTTCGGCGACAAGAATCCACTGGATGATGAGGCTTTAGCGGCTGAAGATGTCAAGGTCAAGCTCAGAGCGGATGTCTTTGAAAAACTCAAGGCGACGGCTGATGAACACATCGCGGGTCTTTTGCGCAGCAAACTGGTGCTCTATGATTTTCAACTTGTCAGGGATAAGAAGGCTAAGCTGCGGAGCTACGAAAAACGTCTCAAGCGGGAACGCCGCGAACAAGTGATTTCCAAGAAGCTGGCGCTGGATTTTGATCCTTTGAAGTGGCAGGCTAACTGTGAAGCGCTGCTGCAGCGGGAGGAAGAATCCTACCTCACCCATGTCACCGTCAAGTTCCTAAACTTGCTTGTAATCAACACCTCCAAAGTCAAGTTCGAAGTCACCCTCGACAACCACGCAACCATACAGTCCACGATAACCCCCGGAGTTAACCATGACATAGAAGTCGCTTGCCCGGTTTGCAAAAAACCCTTTGCGGAAGGCTTTGCCACCGAAGATGGTCTTTATGTATGCGGAGGATGCATCCGCCAATCTGTCGATACAGCCAAAATCTACTCCAAAAAGGCTTCGTTGGCGATGGATGAGACCATCCGTGAGTTCTTTGAATCGGATTCGGGTTTCGTTTGCTCGGTCTGCGGAAAAAAACACAGCCGCCTCCTCGAATTCAAATGCAGCCACGATAACTCCAGCGTATGCATCAACCACTATGACGTATGCGATGTCTGCGGAGCGGTCTTCTCTAAACTTAACCTCACCCCAACCGACGAGTTCCGCCGCCTGCTCTGTCCAAAACACGCCAAAAACAAGAAGGAGACCGCTTAACTTGACCTATGTAAAGCTTAATGGGTTAATCGAAGAGATTTTGACGCGTTACCCCGACATTGACATCGGAGAATTTTTGCAGGATAACCTGCAGCTTCCGCCCTTTAAAGCTGAAGCGTTAGCTGCCCGAATAGAAAAACAAATCTGCCCCCAAACCAGCCAAACCCCAAAGCTGACCCGAAACCTCCTGCAGAAACCCATCGACACACAGGCGCCTGCCGCGGGCTGCGACTACGCGGTTGATTCCCTCTCACCGGGGGAATTTGAGCGCTTCATCCGCTGGCTCTTAGAGACGCTGGGTTACTGCATCGAAGCTGAATCGTTTCCTGCTACATCAGGCATGGATTTAGTTGCTGACAAAGACGGCACACGCGTGGCGGTTATGGCGCGCAGATACCCCCGAAACCTCGAGGTAACCGATGCAATCATCTTAAATGCCAACGACGAAAAACGCATCTACCAATGCAGCAAAACCCTAGTCATAGCCACCGCATCCTTCACCTCCCAAGCCGCGCTTGACGCCCAAAACGGCGACATAGAGCTCTGGGACCTAGCCGCCCTCGCCGAAAAGATAGCACAGGCAGCCCAAAACGCCCAAGATAACCCGCAGTTCAGCTTTCCGCCCTTCAACGGTTCACTTCTGCAAAGCCTCCGCAAACTGGGGGAAACCAAAACCTTCCGCATCGAGTCACGTGGCCCAGAAAAATATGATTTGTACTTGCCGGGCGTGAGGTATCCGCTTTTAACCTTCCAAGTTTCTGAGGGCGCTGTGTCGAGCTGTGTTTTTCGAATTCGCTACAATGAGCCAGTGGTGGAATCCGCCGGTGAAGTGTTGATTGGCGGCGTCGGCGACGGCAGGGTGGAGCCCGATGAGGCTGATGCTTACGCTTTAATCGTTGAGTACCTTGAACACTTCATCAACTAAGCGTTTTTTTGACCCAAAAAACAAAACTTCTAAATGGTTGAGAAATAGAAGTAACAGCAGAAAGGGAACTTTATGGAGAAAACCGTTGACGCTGCCAAATCAATCGGCTACATAGATATCCGTGTCTTTGCACACGCAACCGAAAACCACGAGAAGGTCCAAGCAGCCACCAGAAACCTTTTTCCTGAAAAACTCCAAGAAACCCTGCTCTTCCAGAAAACCGCCTTAACTGGGCACTACTCCAACCCCATTACCCTCTTCACCGCCAAACTCACAGACCGCAGCCTGTTACCCTCTGCACTGGACAAGCTTGGCCAAGGCCTAAGTGTTCTTGACCGTGAGCAGCTTGCCGAGGAGATTAAGCTGCATCTGGAAAAGGGCAACCTGTACCTGCGTTTTGATAAGCAAGCTGCCTATTTAGGCTCAATAAAGTTTACCCAAACCGACCCCATTCACCTAAAAATCCACTTCAAGGACAAGACCGCTGAGCAAATCACTCAAATAGCAAAACAAGCTGGGTTGCTGCCATGACCCGCATCTTCGCGGATTTGCACCTCAACGTCAACCCAGCGGACGTAAACCTTACAACGCAGGCTATCCAAAAGGCTGCAAAGCTGGGTTACCGCGCCGTCAGCATATGCTTCACTGGGCAACCTAACGATGCTCAAGCTCAAGCCTTGAAAGCCGCCTGCACCCAATCTGGCCTCGACTATGTTTCGCGTCTGGACTGCAAGCCCCGTAACCAAGAGGACCTGATGCGTTTTCTTCGTAAGTTCCGCCGCAAAGTCGAAGTTATCGGTGTAATCTGCGACCAGAAAGAGGTTGCAAGGCAAGCCGCCAAGGACCACCGCGTTGACCTCCTTAACTTCCCCAGCCTCGATTACCATAAGCGCTTCTTTGACCGAGCCGAAGCTGAACTTGCCAGCTGCTCCCAA is a window from the Candidatus Bathyarchaeota archaeon genome containing:
- a CDS encoding 50S ribosomal protein L15e; protein product: MAYKYIAEEWASPEKSFVEELMRQRLVQWRKQPSTLRIENPTRLDKARKLGYKAKQGFVVARTKVRRGGLRKIRPRSGRRPKRMGVAKFKPAKSLRLIAEERTAKKFPNLEVLNSYWVGEDGRHKWFEVILVDPNAPTIKTDKDISWITQKQHTSRVFRSLTSAGKNIRGLHHKGAGAEKMRPSHRRGARKHGGVKLQRKGDGPY
- a CDS encoding ribosomal protein L13e, whose amino-acid sequence is MHHIKASIQKPNGKQKPGKGFSVNELKAAGVSRQQAKQAKLPVDLRRKSQHDVNVEAIKAHAKKA
- a CDS encoding DEAD/DEAH box helicase, with product MAIAAITLTYRSKDNCGASPQYNSSGSVDAAPQITVSSLDAPKPKGSRKKAAAAKTAEKPVLCEFDSGAINRGGVESRQATEQSNSKHKYFLSQTDPFNIKGQVQTSNYASYQRFRLNLEALQIKQTRKIDRLIALDAIRTKLTPYNFQMKTALQVSSEMNANAILADEVGLGKTIEAGLIIKELLLREEINSILIVSPKSLLYQWKSEMAEKFGEAFAIANNPQERVDFECDDRIICSHNLLARKFEKIAGRTWDLVVVDEAHAFRNTHSKGRACLGNLRKNHLLLLTATPLCNRLSDLYSIVDLIQPGILGSERAFISRFAEDSRCRVVRQDEAAYLRQILRDVMCRTRREQTGIPFTKRIVESRTLEANLEEREFIDEATQYLRDVSQNRFKTIEALIAENPSRKFTASQSNAILVFQAITLQQSFSSSPDASIESLTRRQQRFPMEKDATDKLLEMAKKVRSAKMELLRSVLRDAPKEQALIFCLRKVTARKIKELLDAEFGRAAVYLGDMNQAERETVIEQFKSGEVRYLVATDAAAEGLNLQNCAVMFNYDLHWNPMKIEQRIGRIHRFKQDRDVTVFNLCVKDTIDDYVLHILYQKIDLFTMTVGKMETVLAELKEGSQDIQKTIGEILLRSSSRLDIKKELEKLAADLNVSRETEELAEKFTEGVID
- a CDS encoding restriction endonuclease yields the protein MTYVKLNGLIEEILTRYPDIDIGEFLQDNLQLPPFKAEALAARIEKQICPQTSQTPKLTRNLLQKPIDTQAPAAGCDYAVDSLSPGEFERFIRWLLETLGYCIEAESFPATSGMDLVADKDGTRVAVMARRYPRNLEVTDAIILNANDEKRIYQCSKTLVIATASFTSQAALDAQNGDIELWDLAALAEKIAQAAQNAQDNPQFSFPPFNGSLLQSLRKLGETKTFRIESRGPEKYDLYLPGVRYPLLTFQVSEGAVSSCVFRIRYNEPVVESAGEVLIGGVGDGRVEPDEADAYALIVEYLEHFIN